A part of Gossypium hirsutum isolate 1008001.06 chromosome A07, Gossypium_hirsutum_v2.1, whole genome shotgun sequence genomic DNA contains:
- the LOC107955260 gene encoding protein CURVATURE THYLAKOID 1A, chloroplastic — translation MVTAAASSMAATAILVPRVHTAVRITHCSALPSLPPRVSSSSFSSSVKLSPESRRFSQLLTKASEETAVDAGEFFTDLKEKWDKVESKSTVILYGGGAIVAVWLSSIFVGAINSVPLLPKIMELVGLGYTGWFVYRYLLFKSSRKELATDIESLKKKIAETE, via the exons atGGTGACCGCCGCAGCATCCTCCATGGCGGCCACCGCCATTTTGGTTCCACGTGTCCACACTGCCGTTAGGATCACCCACTGCTCCGCCTTGCCGTCTCTCCCTCCTCGCGTTTCCAGCTCTTCTTTTTCCTCTTCCGTTAAGCTAAGTCCAG AATCCCGGAGGTTTTCTCAGCTGCTGACAAAAGCCTCAGAGGAGACCGCTGTCGATGCTGGGGAGTTTTTCACTGACTTGAAGGAAAAG TGGGATAAAGTTGAGAGCAAGTCGACAGTTATTCTTTATGGTGGTGGGGCAATCGTTGCTGTTTGGTTATCATCTATTTTTGTTGGTGCTATCAACTCCGTCCCCTTG CTTCCAAAGATAATGGAGTTGGTTGGACTTGGATATACAGGATGGTTTGTCTACAGATACCTTCTTTTCAAG TCAAGCAGGAAGGAACTAGCTACGGATATTGAGTCACTGAAGAAGAAGATTGCTGAAACTGAATAG